In a genomic window of Sporosarcina trichiuri:
- a CDS encoding metal ABC transporter solute-binding protein, Zn/Mn family: MKHSKWAAAVFLIILLLALGACGKNDDKAASEGAEGKISVYTTVYPLQYFAGRIGGDTVSVKTIYPAGTDEHTFEPTQKEMMKLADADLFFYVGLGLEGFVDNAEKTLKDQHVKMIAASENIDPSSLMGGHHHDGDKEHEDGHHHGEMDPHVWISPVLSADLAEAVKDGLTEQAPENKELYEKNFEELKKDLEKLDDEFRQMSDSASSKTFFVSHAAYGYLAHQYGLEQVAIAGLNTQSEPSQKQLAAIVAEAKEKHVKTILFEQNVSSKLTKVVQDEIGADSAVLHNLSVLTEEDIAKDEDYFTLQRRNIEVLTSVLN, encoded by the coding sequence ATGAAACATAGCAAATGGGCGGCTGCCGTGTTCCTGATCATCCTGCTGCTCGCCTTGGGTGCATGCGGCAAAAACGATGATAAGGCTGCATCTGAAGGTGCTGAAGGTAAAATCTCTGTCTACACAACCGTCTATCCGCTGCAGTACTTCGCAGGACGGATCGGTGGTGACACTGTATCAGTAAAGACGATCTATCCGGCTGGTACGGATGAGCATACTTTCGAACCGACGCAGAAAGAGATGATGAAGCTTGCGGATGCCGACTTGTTCTTCTATGTCGGACTCGGCCTTGAAGGATTTGTCGATAATGCCGAAAAGACACTGAAAGATCAGCACGTGAAGATGATTGCGGCTTCAGAGAACATCGATCCGTCCAGCTTGATGGGAGGCCATCATCACGATGGAGATAAAGAACATGAAGACGGCCATCATCACGGGGAGATGGACCCGCACGTCTGGATTTCCCCTGTCCTCAGTGCAGACCTTGCGGAGGCTGTCAAAGATGGGCTGACCGAGCAGGCACCCGAAAACAAGGAGTTATACGAGAAGAATTTCGAAGAGCTGAAGAAAGATCTCGAAAAACTCGATGATGAGTTCCGACAGATGAGTGACAGTGCCTCTTCGAAAACATTCTTCGTCTCCCACGCCGCTTACGGCTATCTTGCACACCAATACGGCCTTGAACAAGTGGCGATTGCCGGCTTGAACACACAGAGCGAGCCGTCCCAGAAACAGCTTGCTGCCATCGTTGCAGAAGCTAAGGAAAAGCATGTGAAGACAATATTATTCGAGCAGAATGTCAGCTCGAAACTGACAAAAGTCGTTCAGGATGAAATCGGCGCCGATTCAGCCGTTCTCCACAACCTGTCCGTGTTGACGGAGGAGGACATCGCAAAGGACGAAGACTACTTCACACTCCAACGCCGGAATATTGAAGTGCTCACAAGTGTATTAAACTGA